The following proteins come from a genomic window of Iamia sp. SCSIO 61187:
- a CDS encoding DUF1365 domain-containing protein, which yields MSALAAPDAVGTTPTGLRSCLYEGTIGHRRRIDVQHGFSQPIVLAHLDLAELDEAFAAHPLWSTSRPAPVRFRRRDLHGDPSVPLDTAVRATLADRLGTAPAGPIRLLTHLRHWAWTFNPISLYFAYDAEDTRVEAVLAEVTNTPWHERTAYALAAPPPEEAEATGIRFAKAMHVSPFMDLDLDHVLRFSPPGRDRFVVEMDDRRRSHVADGVVDPTGSANRPLPAEARSARRLGLAPGPGAPGAAARPDQTGSREVGTGLDDVDAGDLVFSARMVLHRRPLDRASMTHVLLHHRLPAHRVSAGIHLNALRLWRKGAPFRRHPRHTHPAAPPGAHR from the coding sequence GTGAGCGCCCTCGCCGCCCCGGACGCCGTCGGGACCACCCCCACCGGGCTGCGGAGCTGCCTCTACGAGGGGACGATCGGCCACAGGCGCCGGATCGACGTGCAGCACGGCTTCAGCCAGCCCATCGTGCTCGCCCACCTCGACCTGGCCGAGCTCGACGAGGCCTTCGCCGCCCACCCGCTCTGGTCGACGTCGCGCCCCGCCCCGGTGCGGTTCCGGCGGCGCGACCTCCACGGCGACCCGTCGGTCCCGCTCGACACCGCGGTGCGGGCGACGCTCGCCGACCGCCTCGGCACCGCCCCCGCCGGGCCGATCCGGCTCCTCACCCACCTCCGCCACTGGGCCTGGACCTTCAACCCGATCAGCCTCTACTTCGCCTACGACGCCGAGGACACCCGGGTCGAGGCGGTGCTCGCCGAGGTGACCAACACGCCGTGGCACGAGCGCACGGCCTACGCCCTGGCCGCCCCACCCCCCGAGGAGGCCGAGGCCACCGGCATCCGCTTCGCCAAGGCCATGCACGTCTCGCCGTTCATGGACCTCGACCTCGACCACGTCCTCCGCTTCAGCCCCCCGGGCCGGGACCGCTTCGTCGTCGAGATGGACGACCGCCGCCGAAGCCATGTCGCAGACGGGGTCGTCGACCCCACCGGGTCCGCGAACCGGCCTCTTCCCGCCGAAGCTCGCTCCGCTCGCCGGCTCGGGCTGGCGCCCGGCCCAGGAGCCCCAGGGGCTGCCGCCAGGCCGGACCAGACCGGTTCGCGGGAGGTCGGCACCGGGCTGGACGACGTGGACGCCGGCGACCTCGTGTTCTCGGCCCGGATGGTCCTCCACCGGCGCCCCCTCGACCGGGCGTCGATGACCCACGTCCTCCTCCACCACCGCCTGCCGGCGCACCGCGTCTCGGCGGGCATCCACCTCAACGCCCTGCGCCTCTGGCGCAAGGGCGCCCCGTTCCGTCGCCACCCCCGCCACACCCACCCCGCCGCACCACCCGGAGCCCATCGATGA
- a CDS encoding NAD(P)/FAD-dependent oxidoreductase → MRIAIVGGGVTGLVAAHHLHRHHQIRLFEAADRLGGHAHTVDVEVDGQSFPVDTGFIVCNDRTYPRLTALLTRLGVATVPAEMSLSVADERAGVEWGTALGRMRARATHGSGRVTPLGHAAHARVLAAIPRWHRAGVRLLAQVDRGEADTAETLRSFLARHHLPRALGEAYVVPLTAAVWSADPTTVLDFPATTICRFLRNHGMLSLGERPQWRTVVGGSRSYVDAISAPFAEDVRLKAPVTEVRRRPDGGIDLRVAGGPPEHFDAVVLAVHAPTALAMVADADEDERAVVGAVRTQPNPAVLHTDRSMLPRHEATWSSWNVLLPAEPQRAVAVTYLMNRLQPLPVTTPVCLSLNRDDEIDPETVLGRYDYAHPVLDGLAIRAQARLPRIQGRGGLWWAGAWTGYGFHEDGARAAEHVCERIDPGSTRW, encoded by the coding sequence GTGCGCATCGCCATCGTGGGTGGGGGCGTGACCGGCCTCGTCGCCGCTCACCACCTCCACCGCCACCACCAGATCCGGCTCTTCGAGGCCGCCGACCGCCTCGGTGGCCACGCCCACACGGTGGACGTCGAGGTCGACGGGCAGAGCTTCCCGGTCGACACCGGCTTCATCGTCTGCAACGACCGGACCTACCCCCGCCTCACGGCCCTGCTCACCCGGCTCGGCGTGGCGACGGTCCCGGCCGAGATGAGCCTGTCGGTGGCCGACGAGCGGGCCGGCGTCGAGTGGGGCACCGCCCTCGGGCGCATGCGGGCCCGGGCCACGCACGGGTCGGGCCGGGTGACCCCCCTGGGCCACGCCGCCCACGCCCGGGTGCTGGCCGCCATCCCCCGCTGGCACCGGGCCGGCGTCCGCCTGCTGGCCCAGGTCGACCGGGGCGAGGCCGACACCGCCGAGACGCTGCGATCCTTCCTCGCCCGCCACCACCTCCCCCGCGCCCTGGGCGAGGCCTACGTCGTCCCCCTCACCGCCGCCGTCTGGTCCGCCGACCCGACGACGGTCCTCGACTTCCCGGCCACGACGATCTGCCGGTTCCTCCGCAACCACGGGATGCTCTCGCTGGGCGAGCGCCCGCAGTGGCGCACGGTCGTGGGCGGGTCGCGGTCCTACGTCGACGCCATCAGCGCCCCCTTCGCCGAGGACGTGCGGCTCAAGGCGCCCGTGACCGAGGTCCGCCGGCGGCCCGACGGGGGGATCGACCTCCGCGTCGCCGGGGGCCCGCCCGAGCACTTCGACGCCGTGGTCCTGGCCGTCCACGCCCCGACCGCCCTCGCCATGGTGGCGGACGCCGACGAGGACGAGCGGGCCGTCGTCGGCGCCGTGCGCACCCAGCCCAACCCGGCCGTCCTCCACACCGACCGGTCGATGCTCCCCCGCCACGAGGCGACGTGGTCGTCGTGGAACGTCCTCCTGCCGGCCGAGCCGCAGAGGGCGGTGGCGGTCACCTACCTGATGAACCGGCTGCAGCCGCTCCCGGTCACCACGCCCGTGTGCCTGAGCCTGAACCGCGACGACGAGATCGACCCCGAGACGGTCCTCGGCCGCTACGACTACGCCCACCCCGTGCTCGACGGGCTGGCCATCCGGGCCCAGGCCCGGCTGCCCCGCATCCAGGGCCGGGGTGGGCTGTGGTGGGCCGGAGCCTGGACCGGCTACGGCTTCCACGAGGACGGGGCCCGGGCGGCCGAGCACGTCTGCGAGCGCATCGACCCCGGGAGCACGCGGTGGTGA